GTCAAGCCCCGGCGCGCCATCGACATCCACGACGCCTACCTCGCCGACCTGGCCCGGCCGATCTACGACCTGGCCCTGGACAACCTGGGCGGCACCGACCACGGCAGGCTCACCGCCGGGGAGGCCACGGACCTGTGACCGTCGGTGCCGGGCGGTAGGTTGGGTGGCATGCGTATCGCCACGTACAACGTCAATTCGATCACCGCCCGGCTGCCGCGCCTGCTGGCCTGGTTGGAGTCCTCCGGCACGGACGTCCTGTGTGTCCAGGAGACCAAGTGCTCCGCCGAGCAGTTCCCGCACGCGGAGCTCCGCGAGGCGGGTTACGAGGCCGCGGTCAACGCCACCGGCCGGTGGAACGGCGTGGCCCTGCTCTCCAAGGTGGGTCTCGACGACGTGGTGACGGGCCTGCCCGGCGGGCCCGACTACGAGGGCGTCCAGGAGCCCCGCGCCATCTCCGCCACCTGCGGCGGGGTGCGCGTCTGGTCGGTCTACGTGCCGAACGGCCGCGAGGTCGAGCACGACCACTACGGCTACAAGCTGGACTGGTTCCGCGCCCTGGCCGCCGCCGTCGCCGAAGACGCGGCCGGCCCCCGTCCGTTCGCGGTGCTCGGCGACTTCAACGTGGCGCCGACCGACGAGGACGTGTACGACCCGGCGGTCTTCGCGGGGCTCACGCACGTCACCCCCGCCGAGCGCGCCGCCCTGGAGGCGCTGCGCGAGGCCGGTCTCTCGGACGTCTTCCCGCGCGCGCTCAAGTACGACCGTCC
This region of Streptomyces sp. NBC_00513 genomic DNA includes:
- a CDS encoding exodeoxyribonuclease III is translated as MRIATYNVNSITARLPRLLAWLESSGTDVLCVQETKCSAEQFPHAELREAGYEAAVNATGRWNGVALLSKVGLDDVVTGLPGGPDYEGVQEPRAISATCGGVRVWSVYVPNGREVEHDHYGYKLDWFRALAAAVAEDAAGPRPFAVLGDFNVAPTDEDVYDPAVFAGLTHVTPAERAALEALREAGLSDVFPRALKYDRPYTFWDYRMLAFPKNRGMRIDLAYGNAPFVKAVTDAYVDREERKGKGASDHAPVVVDLDL